AACCTTTCCTCTGGCCCCGCATTTGCTTCACGGTCAGAAACTAGTCCTCATAAAGGAGGTTTTGTCTCTTCCCTACCAGTGCCCAATCTTAAAGCAAGATATTCCCTTGAGCCCCAATTTTGCTCCCGCCCTTTATGAGGCTTGGTCACTCTTAAACCAAACCCGCCTCATTCACGACCTTTTGGTCTATGATTCCCGAAAGCGAGAACGCAATCGCTGGCTACGCCTAGAGCAGGTTTATCCATAAATATGCTTGTCTTAGTTTATCGGCCAGTGCTGCCAAAACCGCCCTGGCGGCAACCATCAGCATTATCATCATCGGTACGCAAGTACTTGATGAAAATTCCCTGGGCAATAGCTTGACCTGCTTTAATGGTGACCGGGCTTTCGCCATAGTTAATTACCGGAATCATAATATGTCCTTCGTTGTCCGGGTTATCGGCATAATCAGCATCAATGATCCCCGTACCGTTAGCCAAGCCCAAGT
This Clostridia bacterium DNA region includes the following protein-coding sequences:
- a CDS encoding dUTP diphosphatase (catalyzes the formation of dUMP from dUTP) translates to MARRFAVVSAYRHHNIHLPRRRTRFSAGYDIEAAEDVTVEAGQIVKVATGLKAYMEPDEVLQIFIRSSWATRYHLGLANGTGIIDADYADNPDNEGHIMIPVINYGESPVTIKAGQAIAQGIFIKYLRTDDDNADGCRQGGFGSTGR